Proteins from a genomic interval of Pseudomonas sp. RC10:
- a CDS encoding VOC family protein: MVSKNTLCLWYNGDALEAAAFYAKTFVDSEVKAVHHAPSDYPSGKEGDVLTVEFTVMGIPCIGLNGGAEFKHSEAFSFQVATDDQAETDRLWDAIIDNGGEASVCGWCKDKWGLSWQITPRVLTKAYTSTDKAAAKRAFAAMMNMTKIDIATIEAAVRGDSA, from the coding sequence ATGGTCAGCAAAAACACCCTCTGCCTCTGGTACAACGGCGACGCGCTGGAGGCCGCAGCGTTCTACGCCAAGACGTTCGTCGACAGCGAAGTGAAGGCCGTCCATCACGCCCCGAGCGATTACCCGTCCGGCAAGGAAGGAGACGTCTTGACCGTGGAATTCACGGTCATGGGCATCCCCTGCATCGGGCTCAACGGCGGTGCCGAATTCAAACACAGCGAGGCGTTTTCGTTTCAGGTCGCCACGGACGATCAGGCGGAAACCGACCGCCTGTGGGACGCGATCATCGACAATGGCGGCGAGGCCAGCGTCTGTGGCTGGTGCAAGGACAAGTGGGGCCTGTCGTGGCAGATCACCCCGCGTGTGCTCACCAAGGCGTACACCAGCACCGACAAGGCTGCAGCCAAACGGGCGTTCGCGGCAATGATGAACATGACCAAAATCGACATCGCCACCATCGAGGCCGCCGTTCGGGGCGACTCGGCGTAG
- a CDS encoding methyl-accepting chemotaxis protein, translating into MSNRSLHFKLFWTALIGAVAVLLLLLASVAYVAYGSAVKENTTLVDTLVKENARAVEVELGVGYSIADSLASVAIALQHEHVDRKTADATSRALLESNSQLLGLGQYWEPNAFDGKDNEFVNQPNHDATGRYLTYWNRASGVVKSEPLVGYVPENADNQYYYRPLHTAKAWASEPYAYKTASGQQLMLTSIMVPLVQGGKTLGVAGVDIPLEGINKQLSTINVFKGYGALVSSDGLYASHPDSKRLAQLADDLPVAAREAIKAGQPYNFESNGWTYALRPVQIGEAPNHWSLMIAYPQAEAMAGINHFLYVAVLVGLAGLLVLALVLWNLLGWQIRPLSGLTVGIQGWSGELGLRFEQRSGDETGKLAGAFNQFIQRLGGLVGTIRHSSGALMQISTQLGDTTQAVAERATAQHTATEEMASGVTALAHSVTEMAQQAEDVEQLARNTEALTTHISDDMSQTLAGITHIDQTMDVVAGAVGDLEKRSQQIAGIIAVIRSIADQTNLLALNAAIEAARAGEQGRGFAVVADEVRQLAERTSRSTGEIGEMIGAIGSDVRNTVANVQQVGEAVRTGVSQLTTSSEGVVQIRQHARDILTRISEVARQTQSQAATGEQLSVAIQGVSRISEQNDQAIRVLLDQSVELRDQAGSLDKQLTQFRD; encoded by the coding sequence ATGTCTAACCGCTCTTTACACTTCAAACTGTTCTGGACCGCGCTGATCGGCGCTGTGGCGGTCCTGCTGCTGTTGCTGGCGTCCGTTGCCTACGTGGCTTACGGGTCGGCGGTCAAAGAAAATACAACGCTGGTCGATACCCTCGTCAAAGAAAACGCGAGGGCGGTCGAAGTAGAACTTGGCGTGGGCTATTCAATTGCAGACTCGCTTGCCAGTGTTGCCATTGCCTTGCAACACGAACATGTCGATCGTAAAACCGCTGACGCCACTTCGCGCGCACTTCTGGAATCCAATTCCCAATTATTGGGATTGGGTCAGTATTGGGAGCCGAACGCATTCGATGGCAAAGACAACGAATTCGTCAATCAACCCAATCACGATGCAACAGGCCGTTACCTGACGTATTGGAACCGGGCGAGCGGGGTGGTCAAATCCGAGCCGCTGGTGGGCTATGTGCCGGAAAACGCCGACAACCAGTATTACTACCGTCCGCTGCACACCGCCAAAGCCTGGGCCTCCGAGCCATACGCCTACAAAACCGCCAGCGGCCAGCAATTGATGCTGACCTCGATCATGGTGCCGCTGGTGCAGGGCGGTAAAACGCTGGGGGTTGCGGGGGTCGATATTCCGCTTGAAGGCATCAATAAACAGCTGTCGACCATCAATGTGTTCAAGGGCTACGGCGCGTTGGTGTCGAGCGACGGTCTGTATGCCAGTCACCCGGATAGCAAACGTTTGGCGCAGCTCGCGGACGACCTGCCTGTCGCGGCGAGAGAGGCGATCAAGGCCGGTCAGCCCTACAACTTCGAAAGCAATGGCTGGACCTACGCGCTGCGGCCGGTGCAGATCGGTGAAGCACCGAACCATTGGTCACTGATGATTGCCTACCCGCAGGCCGAGGCCATGGCGGGCATCAACCACTTCCTCTACGTCGCCGTGCTGGTGGGCCTGGCGGGGTTGTTGGTGCTGGCGCTGGTGCTGTGGAACCTGCTCGGTTGGCAGATTCGTCCGCTGTCGGGGCTCACGGTCGGCATCCAGGGATGGAGCGGCGAGCTGGGCCTGCGTTTCGAACAACGCAGCGGCGACGAGACCGGCAAGCTGGCGGGCGCCTTCAATCAGTTCATTCAGCGCCTCGGCGGGCTGGTCGGCACCATCCGCCACAGCAGCGGCGCGTTGATGCAGATTTCCACGCAACTGGGCGACACCACCCAGGCCGTCGCCGAGCGGGCGACCGCGCAACACACGGCCACGGAAGAAATGGCCAGCGGTGTCACGGCCCTGGCGCACTCGGTGACCGAGATGGCCCAACAGGCCGAGGACGTCGAGCAACTGGCGCGCAACACGGAAGCGCTGACGACTCACATCTCCGATGACATGAGCCAGACCCTGGCAGGCATCACCCACATCGACCAGACCATGGACGTGGTGGCGGGTGCCGTCGGCGATCTGGAAAAACGCTCCCAACAAATCGCCGGGATCATCGCGGTCATCCGCAGCATCGCCGACCAGACCAACCTGTTGGCCCTCAACGCCGCCATCGAAGCGGCGCGGGCAGGGGAGCAGGGCCGAGGATTTGCGGTGGTGGCCGATGAAGTCCGGCAGCTGGCCGAACGCACCAGCCGCTCGACCGGTGAAATCGGCGAGATGATCGGCGCCATCGGCTCAGACGTGCGCAACACCGTGGCCAACGTTCAGCAGGTCGGTGAAGCCGTGCGCACCGGTGTTTCGCAATTGACCACTTCCTCTGAAGGCGTCGTGCAGATCCGTCAGCACGCCCGCGACATCCTCACTCGCATCAGCGAAGTGGCCCGCCAGACCCAAAGCCAGGCGGCCACGGGCGAGCAACTGTCGGTGGCGATTCAGGGCGTGAGCCGCATTTCCGAACAGAACGATCAGGCGATCCGCGTGTTGCTCGATCAGTCGGTCGAACTGCGCGACCAGGCCGGATCCCTGGACAAGCAACTCACGCAATTCCGCGATTGA
- a CDS encoding GGDEF domain-containing protein → MAASVASRDPSGQLAPDLFKSEAEALEQVRSVLALPHADADVYRTSLSGLATHYERLMRETRRLIGRSDRAEREMNALNAQLQTLARQLEYRATHDALTGVLNRGAIIDMTAQALMRTGAVMIVLDIDHFKHVNDEFGHPAGDAVIQGIVECLRKIVGEKGAIGRVGGEEFTVLIPGGQLEEGLALAEAMRQAVAEHVFGDPVNRVITASFGVSANPVGTSFDLAYGLADTALYHAKRQGRNRVEVADEAE, encoded by the coding sequence ATGGCAGCCTCCGTCGCTTCGCGAGACCCTTCCGGCCAGCTGGCGCCTGACTTGTTCAAGAGCGAGGCCGAGGCCCTTGAACAGGTTCGTTCGGTGCTGGCACTGCCGCATGCCGACGCCGACGTCTACCGCACATCGTTGTCGGGTCTGGCGACTCACTACGAGCGGCTGATGCGCGAAACCCGTCGCCTGATTGGCCGCAGCGATCGGGCGGAGCGCGAGATGAACGCGCTCAACGCGCAGTTGCAGACCCTGGCGCGCCAGCTTGAATACCGGGCCACCCACGACGCGCTCACCGGGGTGCTGAATCGCGGCGCGATCATCGACATGACCGCCCAGGCGCTGATGCGCACGGGGGCGGTGATGATCGTGCTCGACATCGACCATTTCAAACACGTCAACGATGAATTCGGTCACCCGGCGGGCGATGCCGTGATTCAGGGCATCGTCGAGTGCCTGCGCAAGATCGTCGGCGAGAAAGGCGCCATTGGTAGGGTCGGCGGCGAGGAATTCACCGTGCTGATTCCCGGTGGCCAACTGGAGGAGGGCCTCGCGCTGGCCGAAGCGATGCGCCAGGCCGTCGCCGAACACGTTTTCGGCGATCCGGTGAATCGCGTCATCACCGCGAGCTTCGGCGTCAGTGCCAATCCCGTTGGCACCAGCTTCGACCTGGCCTACGGCCTGGCGGACACCGCGCTGTACCACGCCAAGCGCCAAGGTCGAAACCGAGTGGAAGTCGCCGACGAGGCGGAATGA
- a CDS encoding DUF1987 domain-containing protein, which produces MDNVYIEATATSPEIDFRFDQNLLSMKGESYPENAAAFYSPIVEQLRTYLAGKEGATITANIALAYFNSSSTKMLFSIFDALDQCAEDGNGIEVNWYYDEEDETIFEFGEELKADFTSIVFNDRPITT; this is translated from the coding sequence ATGGACAACGTCTACATCGAAGCAACGGCCACTTCCCCGGAAATCGACTTTCGTTTCGACCAGAACCTTCTGTCGATGAAGGGCGAGTCGTACCCGGAAAATGCAGCCGCCTTTTACTCGCCCATCGTGGAGCAACTGCGCACCTACCTGGCTGGCAAGGAAGGCGCAACGATCACCGCCAACATCGCGCTGGCGTATTTCAACAGTTCCAGTACCAAGATGCTGTTCAGCATTTTCGACGCCCTGGACCAATGCGCCGAAGACGGCAACGGCATCGAAGTGAACTGGTACTACGACGAAGAAGACGAGACGATTTTCGAATTCGGTGAAGAACTGAAAGCCGACTTCACGTCGATTGTCTTCAACGACCGTCCGATCACGACGTGA
- a CDS encoding SiaB family protein kinase, with product MFNSETAQQDCTFFDLAQQRNVIFYHMGYFSHHIISAMAEVVKLQLEISGVSGPTRRKLFSSFVELSQNIIHYSSDALSGSAPDESGLRQGAVCISTDGERHQMLCANPIATADTERLREKLEPLRNMTIEEIKQAYKVTLRAETPEDSKGAGLGFLTMARDASAPLEFGFHPRADDPDTTLFCLKATI from the coding sequence ATGTTCAACTCAGAAACCGCCCAGCAGGACTGCACGTTTTTCGACCTGGCCCAACAGCGAAACGTGATTTTCTATCACATGGGTTATTTCTCACATCACATCATCTCGGCGATGGCTGAGGTGGTGAAGCTGCAGCTGGAAATTTCCGGGGTCAGCGGACCGACGCGACGCAAGCTGTTTTCCTCGTTCGTCGAGCTGTCCCAGAACATCATCCATTACTCGTCCGACGCGTTGAGCGGTTCGGCCCCCGACGAGTCCGGCCTGCGTCAGGGCGCGGTGTGCATCAGCACCGATGGCGAGCGTCATCAGATGCTCTGCGCCAACCCGATCGCCACCGCCGACACCGAACGTCTGCGCGAAAAGCTGGAGCCGCTGCGCAACATGACGATCGAGGAAATCAAACAGGCCTACAAAGTCACCCTGCGTGCCGAGACGCCGGAAGACAGCAAGGGCGCCGGTCTGGGCTTCCTGACCATGGCCCGGGACGCCAGCGCGCCGCTGGAGTTCGGGTTTCATCCGCGCGCCGATGACCCGGACACGACGCTGTTTTGCCTTAAAGCCACTATTTGA
- a CDS encoding SpoIIE family protein phosphatase — MQAEHFTFTRPKLPRDHRCAGDLCNEVPGIESNSTNDRVMEIFSAHRERACLAVLEGERPIGLINRNIFLSQMSKPFHRELYDKKSCIAFMDKEPLIVDALMSIEDLTFKTVEFGEKALADGFIVTRNGRFAGLGNGLELMAVVAAMQAEKNRQMMQSIEYASVIQRAMLRASRDALASTLGDAALLWEPRDVVGGDFYHFSAYPEGWFGAIADCTGHGVPGAFMTLIASSSLTQSLERFGPRDPAQLLAAVNRSVKELLGQVDGQDDTPESDDGLDASFFWFDNASRTLSFAGARMALHVLHPDADQVQTIAGQRMGVGYVGSDFDYQWSVSTVPMQPGSLMFIATDGLVDQIGGPKRIAFGKRKAFDALLQHRREASAAICEALQGALALWQADQARRDDLTLFCARIQE, encoded by the coding sequence ATGCAGGCAGAACACTTCACTTTCACCCGGCCAAAGTTGCCCAGGGACCATCGCTGTGCCGGTGATCTGTGCAATGAGGTGCCGGGTATCGAGTCCAACAGCACCAACGACCGGGTGATGGAAATCTTCAGCGCCCACCGCGAGCGGGCGTGTCTGGCCGTGCTGGAAGGTGAGCGCCCCATTGGTCTGATCAACCGCAACATTTTCCTGTCGCAGATGAGCAAGCCGTTTCATCGCGAGCTCTACGACAAGAAAAGCTGCATTGCCTTCATGGACAAAGAACCGCTGATCGTCGATGCGCTGATGAGCATCGAAGACCTGACGTTCAAGACGGTCGAGTTCGGCGAAAAGGCCCTGGCGGACGGTTTCATCGTCACCCGTAATGGGCGCTTTGCCGGGTTGGGCAACGGTCTGGAACTGATGGCCGTGGTCGCCGCCATGCAAGCCGAAAAAAATCGCCAGATGATGCAAAGCATCGAATACGCCAGCGTGATTCAGCGGGCCATGCTGCGCGCCTCTCGCGATGCGCTGGCGTCCACGTTGGGCGACGCCGCGCTGCTGTGGGAACCGCGGGACGTGGTCGGTGGCGATTTCTACCATTTCAGCGCCTACCCCGAAGGTTGGTTTGGCGCGATTGCCGACTGCACCGGCCACGGCGTGCCTGGCGCATTCATGACGCTCATCGCGTCCTCCTCGCTGACCCAGTCGCTGGAGCGTTTCGGACCTCGCGACCCTGCGCAGTTGCTGGCGGCGGTCAACCGCAGCGTCAAGGAACTGCTGGGGCAGGTCGATGGCCAGGACGACACCCCGGAGTCCGATGACGGCCTCGACGCGTCGTTTTTCTGGTTCGACAACGCCAGCCGCACCCTGAGTTTCGCGGGCGCGCGCATGGCCTTGCACGTGCTGCACCCGGACGCCGATCAGGTGCAGACCATCGCCGGGCAACGCATGGGCGTCGGCTACGTGGGCAGCGATTTCGATTACCAATGGTCGGTCAGCACGGTTCCGATGCAGCCCGGCAGCCTGATGTTCATCGCCACCGACGGCCTGGTTGATCAGATCGGCGGCCCGAAACGCATCGCCTTCGGCAAACGCAAAGCCTTCGACGCTCTGCTGCAACACCGCCGCGAAGCGTCCGCTGCCATCTGTGAAGCATTGCAAGGGGCGCTGGCGCTGTGGCAGGCGGACCAGGCTCGGCGCGACGATTTGACCCTATTCTGTGCCCGCATTCAGGAATGA
- a CDS encoding amidase, which produces MIEVTEVSIAELRAALASGQTTSVELVKAYLARIDAYDGPQTDTALNAVVVRNPDALQEAEAADQRRAEGKTLGPLDGIPYTAKDSYLVKGLTAASGSPAFANLVAHRDAFTIERLRAAGAICLGKTNMPPMANGGMQRGVYGRAESPYNADFLTAPFASGSSNGAGTATAASFAAFGLAEETWSSGRGPASNNGLCAYTPSRGVISVRGNWPLTPTMDVVVPFARTMADLLEVLDVVVAEDPDTRGDLWRLQPWVPIPPVASVRPASYAELAVKAEALAGKRLGIPRMYINADADAGTSEAPGIGGPTGQRIHTRPSVIGLWQQARKALEAAGAEVIEVDFPLVSNCEGDRPGAPTVFNRGIVSKEFLHHELWDLTAWAFDDFLRANGDPKLNRLVDVDGPKIFPHDPGTLPNREGDLAAGMDEYVRMAERGITPWNEIETLPDGLRGLEKTRKLDLEDWMDTLGLDAVLFPTVADVAPANSDVDPASADIAWSNGVWVANGNLAIRHLGVPTVTVPMGVMPDIGMPVGLTFAGRAYDDSALLRLASAFEATGSKRQVPPRTPPLERNAD; this is translated from the coding sequence ATGATCGAAGTCACCGAAGTCTCCATCGCTGAATTGCGCGCTGCACTGGCCTCCGGTCAGACCACCTCGGTCGAGCTGGTCAAGGCGTACCTGGCACGCATTGACGCCTACGACGGCCCGCAGACCGACACCGCGCTCAATGCCGTGGTCGTGCGCAATCCCGACGCCCTTCAAGAAGCCGAAGCCGCCGACCAGCGTCGCGCCGAGGGAAAAACCCTTGGTCCGCTGGACGGCATCCCGTACACGGCCAAGGACAGTTATCTGGTCAAGGGCCTGACCGCCGCGTCGGGCAGCCCGGCCTTTGCGAATTTGGTCGCCCATCGCGACGCCTTCACCATCGAACGCCTGCGTGCCGCCGGGGCGATCTGCCTGGGTAAGACCAACATGCCGCCGATGGCCAATGGCGGGATGCAGCGCGGCGTCTACGGCCGGGCGGAAAGCCCGTACAACGCTGACTTTCTGACCGCTCCGTTTGCGTCAGGCTCCTCCAACGGAGCAGGCACGGCCACCGCTGCGAGCTTCGCGGCGTTCGGGCTGGCGGAAGAAACCTGGTCCAGCGGCCGTGGCCCGGCGTCCAACAACGGCCTGTGCGCCTACACCCCGTCGCGCGGCGTGATTTCAGTGCGCGGCAACTGGCCGCTGACGCCCACCATGGACGTGGTCGTGCCGTTCGCCCGCACCATGGCCGATCTGCTGGAAGTGCTGGACGTGGTGGTCGCCGAAGACCCGGACACCCGTGGCGACCTGTGGCGGTTGCAGCCGTGGGTGCCGATTCCGCCCGTTGCGTCGGTGCGTCCGGCCTCCTACGCCGAATTGGCGGTGAAGGCCGAAGCGCTGGCGGGCAAGCGTCTGGGCATCCCGCGTATGTACATCAATGCGGATGCTGACGCTGGCACCAGCGAAGCGCCGGGCATTGGCGGCCCCACCGGGCAGCGCATTCATACCCGCCCTTCGGTGATCGGGCTGTGGCAGCAGGCCCGCAAGGCCTTGGAAGCCGCGGGCGCGGAAGTGATCGAGGTTGATTTCCCGCTGGTCTCCAACTGCGAGGGCGACCGCCCCGGCGCGCCGACCGTGTTCAATCGCGGCATCGTTTCCAAGGAATTCCTGCACCACGAATTGTGGGACCTGACGGCCTGGGCCTTTGATGACTTCCTGCGCGCCAACGGCGACCCGAAGCTCAACAGGCTGGTGGACGTGGACGGCCCGAAGATCTTCCCTCACGACCCCGGCACCCTGCCAAACCGCGAGGGCGATCTGGCGGCGGGGATGGACGAATACGTGCGCATGGCGGAACGCGGCATCACGCCGTGGAATGAGATCGAGACGTTGCCGGACGGCCTGCGCGGGCTGGAAAAAACCCGCAAGCTGGACTTGGAAGACTGGATGGACACACTGGGGCTGGATGCGGTGCTGTTCCCGACCGTCGCCGACGTCGCGCCCGCCAACTCGGACGTTGACCCGGCGTCGGCCGACATCGCCTGGAGCAACGGCGTGTGGGTCGCCAACGGCAACCTCGCCATCCGCCACCTCGGCGTGCCCACCGTCACAGTACCCATGGGCGTCATGCCCGACATCGGCATGCCCGTCGGCCTGACCTTCGCCGGCCGCGCCTACGACGATTCGGCATTGCTGCGACTGGCCTCGGCGTTCGAGGCCACAGGCAGCAAGCGCCAAGTGCCACCGCGCACGCCGCCGCTGGAGCGAAACGCAGATTGA
- a CDS encoding creatininase family protein translates to MLLHLSTWREIEHFLTRSRTVVVPIGSNEQHGPTGLLGTDWMCPQIIAEEAQKDADILIAPTFNIGMAQHHLGFPGTISLRPSTFIAAIGDWARSLAGHGFEKILFLNGHGGNIASIEAAFSELYAEASFARRPAGFALKLCNWWDLEGVGKLAHAQFPVGHGSHATPSEIAVTQWAYPDAIKSADYSPQIAPTGPIRESGDFRARFPDGRMGSDPALATPEKGGELVRLAAKGLVKEVEAFSRESLPG, encoded by the coding sequence ATGCTTCTCCATCTGTCGACGTGGCGCGAGATCGAACACTTTCTGACGCGCAGCCGCACCGTCGTCGTTCCTATTGGCTCCAACGAACAACACGGCCCCACCGGCCTGCTCGGCACTGACTGGATGTGCCCGCAGATCATCGCCGAAGAAGCCCAAAAAGACGCCGACATCCTAATCGCGCCGACCTTCAACATCGGCATGGCCCAGCACCACCTGGGTTTTCCCGGCACGATTTCCCTACGCCCATCGACCTTCATCGCCGCCATCGGCGACTGGGCGCGCTCGCTGGCGGGCCACGGCTTCGAAAAAATCCTTTTCCTCAATGGCCACGGCGGCAACATCGCATCGATTGAAGCGGCGTTCTCGGAGCTGTACGCCGAAGCCAGCTTTGCCAGACGCCCCGCAGGTTTTGCGCTGAAGTTGTGCAACTGGTGGGATCTGGAAGGCGTCGGCAAACTGGCCCACGCGCAATTTCCGGTGGGCCATGGCTCCCACGCCACGCCATCGGAAATCGCCGTGACGCAATGGGCCTATCCCGATGCGATCAAATCGGCCGACTACTCCCCGCAAATCGCGCCGACCGGGCCGATCCGTGAATCCGGCGATTTCCGCGCACGCTTTCCCGACGGCCGCATGGGCTCGGACCCTGCGCTGGCAACCCCGGAAAAAGGCGGAGAATTGGTGAGGCTGGCGGCTAAGGGTCTGGTGAAGGAAGTGGAGGCGTTCAGCCGGGAATCGCTGCCCGGCTGA
- a CDS encoding IclR family transcriptional regulator, protein MNTESEKNLPEQAQAESGVAAVDRAFAILSAFNIEQDCLTLAEIARRTGLYKSTILRLIASLEKAGFVRRLSDGRYSVGPEPLRLSQLYQTSFRLRDVIHPLLESITEESGETSSFYVLENGSRVVLFRVEPKRAVRVSVLEGARFPLQAGASGKVLRAFTRNVDPALTEVRERFWACSYGERDPETTAVSVPVFAMGYELKGALTLSGPSDRLLKEHIEHAASILLRNAAIATNALGGNDAELREALKRLNP, encoded by the coding sequence ATGAATACCGAATCCGAAAAGAATCTCCCTGAGCAGGCCCAAGCAGAAAGCGGGGTGGCGGCCGTCGACCGCGCGTTTGCCATTCTGTCGGCCTTCAACATTGAACAGGACTGCCTGACCCTGGCCGAGATCGCACGGCGCACAGGGTTGTACAAAAGCACAATCCTGCGCCTGATCGCTTCGCTGGAAAAAGCCGGGTTCGTCCGTCGTCTCAGCGATGGTCGCTATTCCGTGGGACCTGAGCCGCTACGTTTGTCGCAGCTGTACCAGACCTCGTTCCGGCTGCGCGATGTGATCCATCCGTTGCTGGAATCGATCACCGAAGAAAGCGGTGAGACCTCTTCCTTTTATGTGCTGGAAAACGGCAGCCGCGTGGTGCTGTTCAGGGTAGAACCCAAGCGGGCGGTGCGCGTGTCGGTGCTGGAAGGCGCGCGCTTTCCGCTGCAGGCGGGTGCGTCCGGCAAGGTACTTCGGGCGTTCACGCGCAATGTCGATCCGGCGCTGACCGAGGTTCGCGAGCGTTTTTGGGCGTGTTCCTACGGCGAGCGCGACCCTGAGACCACGGCCGTGTCAGTGCCGGTGTTCGCCATGGGGTATGAATTGAAAGGGGCGTTGACCTTGTCCGGCCCGTCCGACCGTCTGCTCAAAGAACACATCGAACACGCCGCGTCGATACTGCTGCGCAACGCAGCCATCGCCACCAACGCGCTGGGGGGCAATGATGCCGAGTTGCGCGAGGCTCTCAAGCGGTTGAACCCCTGA
- a CDS encoding MFS transporter, whose product MAIVTTPPHSSDVASVRPLDAEQTRVLHKAAWRLIPLLALAYFFNYLDRTSVGYAALQMTEQLGLTATQFGLGAGIMFFGYCLCEVPSNLAMYRFGARLWMARIMITWGLAAAATAMIVGPYSFYIVRLILGIAEAGFFPGVIFFLTLWFPAQYRTRVLAWFTVATPISFLVGGPLSIWLLQMHGLLGLAGWQWMFLIEGVPACILGLITLKVLTNHPAEAKWLTADEREVLTGMLAEEQGKGQHSHGFKAALKDPRVWILSSITFSFTLGSYGIGIWLPQMLKAHGVEVSMIGWVAAIPYFFSTVALLIWAKHVDRTGKGIFNLTLAMLLAGFALILALQMDALIPALAGITLALIGTIAGKTIFYTLPGKFLRGQAAAGGIALINSIGAFGGFVGPYLMGFLKDYTGSFTAGLMVMGCIMFIAAAMVVSLRLFLREA is encoded by the coding sequence ATGGCCATCGTCACGACCCCCCCGCACAGCAGCGACGTCGCCAGTGTGCGCCCCCTGGATGCCGAACAGACCCGCGTCCTGCATAAAGCCGCCTGGCGCTTGATCCCGTTGCTTGCGCTGGCGTATTTCTTCAATTACCTGGACCGCACCAGCGTTGGCTACGCGGCGTTGCAGATGACCGAGCAACTGGGCTTGACCGCCACGCAGTTTGGCTTGGGCGCGGGCATCATGTTTTTCGGTTACTGCTTGTGCGAAGTGCCGAGCAACCTGGCGATGTACCGTTTCGGCGCCCGTTTGTGGATGGCGCGGATCATGATCACCTGGGGCCTTGCTGCCGCCGCGACCGCGATGATTGTAGGGCCGTACAGCTTTTATATCGTGCGCCTGATCCTCGGCATCGCCGAAGCGGGTTTCTTCCCTGGCGTGATCTTCTTTCTGACCCTCTGGTTCCCGGCGCAATACCGCACGCGGGTGCTGGCCTGGTTTACCGTGGCCACACCGATCTCGTTCCTGGTCGGCGGGCCGCTGTCGATCTGGCTGCTGCAAATGCACGGTTTGCTGGGGCTCGCGGGCTGGCAGTGGATGTTTCTCATCGAAGGGGTTCCGGCGTGCATCCTCGGGTTGATCACCCTCAAGGTGCTGACCAATCACCCGGCCGAGGCCAAATGGCTGACCGCCGATGAGCGCGAGGTGCTGACCGGGATGTTGGCCGAAGAGCAGGGCAAGGGCCAGCACAGCCACGGCTTCAAGGCGGCGCTGAAAGATCCGCGCGTGTGGATTCTCAGTTCGATCACCTTCAGCTTCACCCTCGGTTCCTACGGCATCGGCATCTGGTTGCCGCAGATGCTCAAGGCCCATGGTGTGGAGGTCAGCATGATCGGCTGGGTGGCGGCGATCCCGTACTTCTTTTCCACCGTGGCGCTGTTGATCTGGGCCAAACACGTGGACCGTACCGGCAAGGGCATTTTCAACCTGACGCTGGCGATGTTGCTGGCAGGCTTTGCGTTGATCCTGGCGCTGCAGATGGACGCGCTGATTCCGGCACTGGCGGGCATCACCCTGGCGTTGATCGGCACCATCGCCGGCAAAACCATTTTCTACACGTTGCCGGGCAAGTTCCTGCGCGGGCAGGCAGCGGCGGGGGGGATTGCGCTGATCAATTCCATCGGTGCCTTTGGCGGTTTTGTCGGGCCGTACCTGATGGGCTTCTTGAAGGATTACACCGGTTCGTTCACAGCGGGTCTGATGGTGATGGGCTGCATCATGTTCATCGCCGCGGCCATGGTGGTTTCGCTGCGATTGTTTTTGCGCGAGGCGTGA